One segment of Panicum virgatum strain AP13 chromosome 3K, P.virgatum_v5, whole genome shotgun sequence DNA contains the following:
- the LOC120700160 gene encoding serine/threonine-protein phosphatase BSL2 homolog has product MDVDARMATESDSDSDARSGGGGGGSGSGSETPSVSPSAPGTPTAAAAAASPGPVAGPRPAPGYTVVDTAMDKKEDGPGCRCGHTLTAVPAVGEEGSPGSVGPRLVLFGGATALEGNSATPPSSAGSAGIRLAGATADVHCYDVLSNKWTRLTPLGEPPSPRAAHVATAVGTMVVIQGGIGPAGLSAEDLHVLDLTQQRPRWHRVVVQGPGPGPRYGHVMALVGQRFLLTIGGNDGKRPLADVWALDTAAKPYEWRKLEPEGEGPPPCMYATASARSDGLLLLCGGRDANSVPLSSAYGLAKHRDGRWEWAIAPGVSPSPRYQHAAVFVNARLHVSGGALGGGRMVEDSSSVAVLDTAAGVWCDTKSVVTTPRTGRYSADAAGGDASVELTRRCRHAAAAVGDLIFVYGGLRGGVLLDDLLVAEDLAAAETTSAANHAAAVAASTNAQREPGRYAYNDEQSGQTVTVSSPDGAVVLGTPVAPPVNGDMYTDISPENAIIQGQRRLSKGVDYLVEASAAEAEAISATLAAVKARQINGETEHSPDREQSPDAASSGKQTSSLIKPDPALLNNSTPPPGVRLHHRAVVVAAETGGALGGMVRQLSIDQFENEGRRVIYGTPENATAARKLLDRQMSINSVPKKIIASLLKPRGWKPPVRRQFFLDCNEIADLCDSAERIFSSEPSVLQLKAPIKIFGDLHGQFGDLMRLFDEYGAPSTAGDIAYIDYLFLGDYVDRGQHSLETITLLLALKVEYPHNVHLIRGNHEAADINALFGFRIECIERMGERDGIWTWHRVNRLFNWLPLAALIEKKIICMHGGIGRSINHVEQIENLQRPITMEAGSVVLMDLLWSDPTENDSVEGLRPNARGPGLVTFGPDRVMEFCNNNDLQLIVRAHECVMDGFERFAQGHLITLFSATNYCGTANNAGAILVLGRDLVVVPKLIHPLPPAITSPETSPEHHIEDTWMQELNANRPPTPTRGRPQAPNNDRGSLAWI; this is encoded by the exons TACACGGTGGTGGACACGGCGATGGACAAGAAGGAGGACGGGCCGGGGTGCCGGTGCgggcacacgctcacggcggtgcCAGCTGTCGGGGAGGAGGGCTCGCCGGGGTCCGTGGGCCCGCGGCTCGTACTCTTCGGCGGTGCCACCGCGCTCGAGGGCAACTCCGCGACGCCGCCCTCGTCGGCTGGGAGCGCCGGGATCC GTCTTGCTGGTGCCACCGCAGATGTCCACTGTTACGACGTGTTATCAAATAAGTGGACTAG GCTTACTCCACTTGGTGAACCTCCTTCACCAAGGGCTGCGCATGTAGCCACTGCTGTTGGAACCATGGTGGTCATTCAG GGTGGAATAGGCCCTGCCGGCTTATCTGCTGAGGACCTTCATGTTCTCGATCTAACACAACAACGACCACGATGGCATAG AGTGGTGGTTCAAGGCCCTGGTCCTGGTCCACGGTATGGACATGTGATGGCCTTGGTTGGGCAGCGATTCTTATTGACAATTGGTGGCAATGATG GAAAGCGGCCCCTGGCAGATGTATGGGCCCTTGATACTGCGGCTAAGCCCTATGAATGGAGAAAACTTGAGCCGGAAGGTGAAGGGCCACCACCgtgcat GTACGCAACTGCAAGTGCCCGTTCTGATGGCCTCCTTTTGCTTTGTGGCGGAAGGGATGCCAATAGTGTG CCGCTATCAAGTGCATATGGGCTTGCAAAACATAGGGATGGGCGCTGGGAGTGGGCAATTGCCCCTGGTGTGTCTCCATCACCAAGATATCAACATGCAGCT GTTTTTGTCAATGCACGGCTTCATGTCTCAGGAGGGGCTCTTGGAGGTGGTCGCATGGTAGAGGATTCCTCAAGCGTTGCAG TATTGGACACTGCTGCCGGAGTTTGGTGTGATACCAAATCAGTAGTTACAACTCCTAGGACAGGAAGATATAGTGCAGATGCAGCGGGTGGTGATGCTTCTGTAGAGCTTACACGAAGGTGCAGGCATGCAGCTGCCGCAGTTGGTGATTTGATATTTGTTTATGGAGGTTTACGGGGAG GTGTGCTGCTAGATGACCTCCTGGTTGCTGaagatcttgctgctgctgaaaCAACCAGCGCTGCTAATCATGCAGCTGCTGTTGCTGCATCTACAAACGCACAAAGAGAACCTGGTAGATATGCCTACAACGATGAACAATCAGGACAAACAGTTACAGTTTCAAGTCCTGATGGAGCCGTTGTTCTTGGAACTCCAGTTGCTCCTCCTGTCAATGGGGACATGTATACTGATATTAGTCCTGAAAATGCTATTATCCAGGGACAGAG gagATTGAGCAAAGGTGTTGATTATTTGGTTGAAGCATCAGCTGCAGAGGCTGAGGCAATCAGTGCTACCTTAGCTGCTGTGAAGGCTAGGCAAATTAATGGTGAGACGGAGCATTCACCTGACAGGGAGCAATCTCCAGATGCCGCATCGAGTGGCAAGCAAACTTCAAGCCTCATAAAACCAGATCCTGCTCTTTTGAACAATTCAACACCACCTCCTGGGGTTCGGTTGCACCATAGAGCA GTGGTGGTAGCAGCAGAAACTGGAGGTGCCTTAGGTGGCATGGTTAGGCAGCTCTCAATTGACCAGTTTGAGAATGAAGGAAGAAGGGTCATTTATGGCACCCCTGAGAATGCAACTGCAGCAAGGAAATTACTAGATCGCCAAATGTCTATTAATAGTGTGCCCAAAAAG ATAATTGCATCTCTGCTGAAACCTCGTGGTTGGAAGCCCCCTGTGCGAAGGCAGTTCTTTCTTGACTGCAATGAGATTGCGGATCTATGTGATAGCGCTGAAAGAATATTTTCAAGTGAACCAAGTGTTTTACAGCTTAAAGCTCCCATTAAGATATTTGGTGATCTGCACGGTCAATTTGGTGACCTCATGCGCTTATTTGATGAATATGGTGCTCCTTCAACAGCTGGAGACATTGC CTACATTGATTATCTCTTCTTGGGAGATTATGTGGATCGTGGTCAGCATAGTCTGGAGACAATCACTCTTCTTCTTGCACTGAAG GTTGAATATCCTCATAATGTACATTTAATTCGAGGGAATCATGAGGCAGCAGATATCAATGCTCTGTTTGGGTTCCGAATAGAGTGCATAGAGCGAATG GGTGAGCGGGATGGAATCTGGACCTGGCATCGTGTAAACAGGTTATTTAATTGGCTCCCTTTGGCTGCACtaatagaaaagaaaataatttgTATGCATGGTGGTATTGGTCGGTCCATCAACCATGTCGAGCAAATTGAGAATCTTCAAAGGCCAATTACAATGGAAGCAGGCTCAGTTGTTCTGATGGATCTTCTATG GTCTGACCCAACTGAGAATGACAGCGTAGAAGGACTCAGACCAAATGCACGGGGCCCTGGTCTTGTTACCTTTGGG CCTGATAGAGTTATGGAGTTCTGCAACAACAATGACCTGCAGTTGATTGTACGAGCACATGAGTGTGTGATGGATGGCTTTGAGCGTTTCGCTCAAGGTCACCTGATCACTCTTTTCTCAGCAACAAATTACTGTG GTACGGCGAACAATGCAGGTGCAATCTTAGTTCTTGGAAGGGATCTGGTGGTTGTTCCAAAACTCATCCATCCTTTGCCGCCTGCCATTACGTCACCCGAGACCTCTCCGGAGCATCATATTGAGGACACATGGATGCAG GAGTTAAATGCCAATAGACCACCAACGCCAACAAGGGGCCGCCCTCAGGCGCCCAACAATGACCGAGGCTCTCTTGCCTGGATATAG